Part of the Mauremys reevesii isolate NIE-2019 linkage group 4, ASM1616193v1, whole genome shotgun sequence genome is shown below.
CCAGCTGCTGCGCCCAAACCCTCCCTGCCCTCAGGCTTGGTGAGTACAGGGAGGATGTGTGGGCCACGGAgagctgagagcagcccctgctcagctCATATCAACGTTCCCTCTGAAACCTACTGATGCACGGTAGCCAAATAGGGTTTGGGGTGGTGTATGGAGAGTATGGGAGGAGCTATGGGACAGTGCtttcccctgcctcccaccctcaaTGGACCCTAATGCTGATCCTCTCCTAAGACCCCAACTTGTAATGTCTCCCCAACATTTCCGTTCGCTCCACAGGTGCTGAGGAGAGTCAAGATCAGCCAGGTaaagagccaggactcctgggttctactgtctgctctgggagggcagtggggtccagtggttagagcgggggggctgggagccaggactcctgggttctctccctggttctgggaggagagtggggtctactgggtcagagcagagtggagtggagttgggttgggagccaggactcctgggttctatacctGGTTCTGGACAGCAGACATGTGTCTTGTGCTGTGTTAACATGGTTCCCTGGTTTGTGCAGTGTTCAGCCGTATCATAGGGGGGCAGGATGCACAGGAGGGTATATGGCCCTGGCAGGTCAGTGTGCAGAAATATGACAAGCGTGAATACTACCACATCTGTGGAGGATCCCTCATCTCAGCCCAGTGGGTGGTGTCAGCTGCTCACTGCTTCCATCCGTGAGTAACTGAGGGAGAGGGTGGGTCCCAGGTTCCCCTTACTTGGCTTCAGAGACACCATTGACATGCCGCGCTTGGGGAAGTCCGCCATCCCCATGGTACAGTGCGGCTGTTCCCCTGCTcccctaccccagaggtggccgcatctcagtgcCAGAGGAGCCAGTGCTTTGCTGTGCAGCTGCTCCCCAGACACTGTGCCGCAGAATTGGCTGCATTCCTGCCTAGGTTCGTAGTATATCCCCCCTACCCCCCGCCACTGGGTTTTCTCGGACATTTCTTCTTTTTTGATCTCCTGCTCTCTGTCCGGGTGGATTTTTCAAAGAAGAGGCTTTTTGCGGAGCAGAcattgcagctcagaaagagctgTCTCCGTTCCCCGATtggtccctcccctgcatccGCGGCTGCCAGATCCGGCCCACCGTGGCCTGGCCAGCTGGCCAGGTACGCGGAGCTGAGAGATGCTGATGAGCTGGAGCTGCCCTCCACCTCGAGAGTGAGGCCACGGGTACCCCCGCCAGCACCCTGAAATACTGCCTCATAGTACACCCTCCCCTTCCAGTACCCCCAGCTGTGCCAtccctccgcctcctgcctcCCCCGGCTGGGTCCTCTTCTGGGGAACTTGAAATCTGGTAACCCTAGGTGCGTtgtccccactcctccagctCTACCCCTGTCTCTGCCTATCGCATGAACCTGGGGGAGCACCAGctctccaacccctcccccacccggatCTCGTCCCCCGTGCGTCGCATCGTCAGGCACCCCGactacaacccaagcacagtcatCGCCGACATCGCCCTGGTGCAGCTGACGGAACCTGTCGCCTTCACGGATACCATCCGCCCCGCCTCCTGCCGGGGCCCTCCACCCAGTCCCCAGCCGgggaaaagtgctgggtcacggGCTGGGGCCGCATCGGATGGGGGTGTGGAGGTGAGGAGGAGCTTAGTGGGGCTAATGggtgagtggggggcactggtatTCAGCCTCTATCCCTGGGGGTGTCTAACGGCTCCAGAATTTGAGAGCCCTTCCCCAGAGCTCTGAACACACAGGGGTGTGTAGCCACAAGAGGGAAACTGCACACACACGCCCACAGTCCTGATCCTCTCCACCAGGGGGcagcgctgcccagccccacagacatGAAGAATTTCTCGTGGGACTCCTATGCGCACAGTGAGCTGCAGCCCCTAGATGGCGACGTTGCTCACATGCTCGGCCGCAGGGGAAGAGATTTTCCCAgcgcgtccccccccccccttcccgctGCCTCCGCCTCCCAGTGGCTCCATCCCCGGCTCGCTCATTCCAGATGTGCTTCCGCCGCCCCGGACGCTTCAGCAGCTGCAGGCGTCTCTCGTCGACGCGTCGACCTGCGAAACGCTCTTGGGGAGCTGCAAACTGTGGAACCAACCCACGATGCTGTGCGCGAGGGCCCAAGATCCCCGGAGTGGCCCCTGCAAGGTGAGCTACCTGGCTGGGGTGGGCAGCCCTGAGGTGCTTGAAATTATCTGGCACATTTTTCAAATGTGCCCCTTCCTCCCCTGTTCCCCCCAAAGGGCCCATTCTGGGATGTTTTCACTGGatcgcccctccctcccctgacaTTGATGATGAAAGTggctctcccagcagcagtgcattctgggacatgggggggatagttcagtggtttgagccttggcctggtgagcccagggttgtgagttcaatccttgaggggggtcttagggaactggggcaaaaatctgtctggggtttggtcctgctttgagcagggggttggactagatacctcctgagggcccttccaaccctgagattctatgataccaCTAGGCTCCATAGGTCGTGGGGTGGAACTGGCTGAGACAGGTCACATTTAACCTGAGCTTGACGCCAGAGAAAACAAATCAAATGAAGGGATAATTCACCCTCAGTGCTGATGCAGGAcatggcaggagagggaagtgggttggagccaagactcctgggttgcATCCCCTTGACCTGGTAGAGGAAACAGTCCCTTTCTTTTCCCTAGGGTGATTCCGGGGGGCCTCTGGTCTGTCCAAAGGGAAACAGCTTCGTCTTGACTGGGATCGTCAGCTGGGGGACTAACTGCACAGTCACCACACCCCGCCCAGGGGTGTACACCCAGGTCTCGGTCTATGCCAAGTGGATCCAGGAGGTCACGGGCAGCACTGGCCCCTTGGCCTTCTCTCCTGCTGTACTGCTCCTTGCTGGgctcctgctgccagccctgtgaCCTGCCCCCTGGGGCACCAACCCCCCCCAGCACAGACGCCTGCCTGAGCTAACACAGCAGCAGTGCACCCCTCCGGGTATGGGCTGTGCTTCCTGGGCATGGGCTGCAGGGAGATCGGAGCCGGCAGCCCCCCGCCAGCCAGGGTGTCCATAGACTCTCTTGGTACTGGGTGTGGGCCCCacattgctggggcctgggggacACAGCTGGGAGATGGTGGTGGATGGCAGCACAGGGGTGCTATGTGGGTGGGTAGGGCAGTGGGGGGGTTATATccagctcttcctgcagctctgTAACACCCCCCAGAGGTGACTGGGAAGCTGACGGGGACGGGCCCCGCAGCCCCTATGATCCCGCAACTTGTGCTCTGAAAATTGTCAATAAATCGGCTTTGCAAACTCTGTCTCCTCCTGGCAGCAACCGCGAcctgccccacagcagctggTGCTGCCTCCCGCTAGGGCCAGTCCTGCCACGGCAGCAGCCTCCCACGGGCTCCGCGGGTTGGTATTAGCTGTGGGAGGGCAGAGCGTAGGGGCCACCCGTCgccccaggtgctgcacagccaCCCCCTCacccaactgagatcagagacCCCATCACCCTGGATactacacacacccccccccaactGACTGACACTGAGACCCCATCAcgccgggtgctgcacaggtCTCCTTGACCGAGATTGGTGCCCCATCGGACCAGTCCATCGAGGCAGTCACAGCCCTTACAAGCTAAGACACAAGATACCagctggagacagacagacagacagacggggaaGCACCAGGGACCAACGAGGCAGGTGCTTTGTTCTCTGCCCATTGtcactcaccccctgccctgggagaggTTCCCTGCTGGACACTCAGCAGGCGACGGTGTGAGGGTCTCACCTATAGGTGCCAACtcttgggtgctctggggctggagcaccccccgggaaaaaatggtgggtgctggacactcactggcagccccccctcagctcccttccttcccccccacagtgcctcccacccaccagcaagccccaccaatcagcgcctccccctccctcccagcgcctcccctccaccgtgatcagctgtttccaggcaggcaggaggtgctggcgggaggggagcaAGGGCATGGTACACacgggggaggggatggaatggggggaagaggtggggtggggaaggggtggagcgggggcagagccaggggtcaagcaccccccagcaccttgGAAAGTCGGCGCCTCTGGTCTCAGTACACCAGGCCCCATGTGCTTTAATCCCTTGGCTGAACAGAGCCCAGGCACGGCCCTGGCCAGGTCCCCAGGGGCCCCTCTGTGCGAGTTTGGACTTTGAGCATTTAAACAAATGTATCGATTGAAATGTTCACACTTGTGGGAAATGAGGAGGTGGGTCTgacaatggggggagggggtgtcagacaataattatttaattacattGAAATGAATTGAAAGCGAAAGCCCTAGAACACCAATTGCCAACATCCCTTGTCCAAAAATACGAAGCCAACAGCCTTAAAGCAAAGTCTAAGAGGTTGTGGAGCTGCCTTTTTCTCACGGCGGCTGCCTGCGCATTTCAACCATTGCTGatgggaaagtgtgtgtgtgtgtgtgtgtgtgtgtgtgtgtgtgtgtgtgtgtgtgtgtgtgtgtgtgtgtgacagagagagagagagacttttcagACATGACCCGGGCGGCATCCCAGGATCACAGGACGGGGACTGCAGCGAAGAGCAGGCCTGGCTCCTTGCCCCAATTTCTCCTCCGAAGGGAAACAGCTCGGACGCCAGATAAACCTCCTGGGGCCAACGTGAGGAAACAGGCAGGAAACATCCTGCTGCCGATTTGGCTGCAAACCTCACGGCGGAGGGGAGGAGATCTGGGGGAGAGCAGCTGTTCCGAGCAGCCCCCCACTgtacctgcccctctcccctcttctgcccacaTGCCCTGCCCCGCCGGCCTCTCCCTGCAGTCTCTCTCCTAATCTCCTTTTCACTCCACCTCCTTCTTCGCTGAAGTTTAAGCCCAGATGCCAGGGATCCGccgttcccgggggggggggggccgcctGGAGGGGGCAAATCTGTCCCGGGGGGGCGGACTCGACGGGCGGGGGCGATccggccccccccccggggatggCAGTTCCCTCCTCCCCGTGACCTGCCCCACAGCTCGCTCTGTCTGCCTGGAATTTTTTCCGGAAGAACCGAAAGTAAAACCTCCGCTGGtttcttaaagactaacaaatgtattttagcatgagctttcgtgagctaaagttCATGctaaaatacatttgttagtctttaaggtgccacaagtactcctgttttttttgtggatacagactaacacggctgctactctgaaactgcTGGTTTCTGTTTCCTCCTGCCCCGCAGCCGGGCGCTGACCCCGCAGGAGATCGGctcccaggggcgggaggggtgtAGCCAGAGGGGAGGCTGTTAATAGCCACtgctggtgggggctgggagccaggactcctgggttctctccccggctctgggaggggagtggggtctagtggttagagcagggggggctgggagccaggattcctgggttctctccccggctctgggaggggagtggggtctagtggttagagcgggggggctgggagccaggactcctgggttctctccccagccctggaaggggagtggggtctagtggttagagcaggggggctgggagccaggattcctgggttctctccctagctttgggaggggagtggggtctagtggttagagcagggatggggctgggagccagggctcctgggttctgtccccagctttgggaggggagtggggtctagcatGGGGGTGTGTCCCAGAGCTCCTTGGTGCTTTTTCTTTCATAAAATGGAGCTAAAATTGATCGTCAAAACATTTTTCAATCGGTGGGATTTCTTTCCTCCTGCCGAAACAGCTCACAGCTGAAAAAAAGTGTCAGCTGAAATCTTTCCTCCCGCCTTGTGCTGGGGAAGGAACTTTCTGCTGCCATCTAGTGATGGGAGTGAAGCGCCAGCCGGTGATGAGTCCAGGGATCGGCTGGTTGTGCCAGAGACACTGAAAAAGGACACTCTGGAAAGGATCATGCCACGATCTTAAAATCACTGGACACTTCGGGGTTGGAAAACCCGTAGCCAAGCGAAGGGCGAATTTCTGCGGGTGGATGTAGAAATCGGAGGCAGGAAACGTGATGCTGCTTGTGAAAACGAGCTCCCCTAACACCGGCAGCACCAGGACGCGGCGGTAACTTGTTGGGGGCACTGATGGGGCCCGTTGCTGCTGACGTGGTTTGGGGACTTTGCCTGAGACAGACTCTAGTGGAGAACGTTGGCAGGTCGCTGTGGCCACCTTCACAAACCGGCCCCTAAGAAATCCTGAGGCTGGAACAGCCGCCGGGGCCCAGGGAATGAATCCTTCACCAGGTCTGGGCTCCCAGGTAACTTACGCACAGATCATGGGTGAAGCTTTGAATCCAAAGTGTTTCAGCAGGATGGTGAGATTCTAGAGATCCACTATCAGGGTCAATCTACTCTCAGGGCCGTTTGGATCAGGCTTCGCAGGGAGGCTGTgggatccccgtcactggaggcttttaagagcaagttggatGAACCCCTGCCAGGGCTCATCTAGATTTACGTGGTCCTGCTTCTGCACGAGaggctggactaggtgacctctcgaggtcccttccagccccacagctctctgGTTCCCTGTAAGGTCATGTGGGGAAACTTAGAAGCGGGGCCTGCTCGGGTCCCACAATCCTAGGGAAAGGAAGGGTGAGAGCCCAAAGCTGGATAAACCTTGTGGGGGGGGACCCTCCACAGCACTGAGCTGAGTAATTAAAGTGGTGTGTAGGACAGAGTGGGGTCCCAGGACTAACCCCAAAGCTCCCCAAAGGACCATCTGAGGGCACTTGGGGGGGCAGGATTTCAGCTTGGCAGCCCCCCAAATCTGAAAATGTAGCTGTGGAAGCTGAGGCTGGAAGGGTTGTGACACTGATGAGTCTCTCATTGGAACAGATGGGGTAGGGATTGTCTGAGGCTGCTGCTCTCGCAGACATAATTGGCCCCTCAGGGGCCCGTTGAGCCCATCTGGGAACGCAGGAGCAGAGTCTGAtgcaaaaacattttatttttgaccACATGTGATGGGGGTGCAGCGTCCATATATGCAGTCACACACAGGGTCTACCTATAAACCTTGCCCCCCCGAGACCGCCCATCTCCCAGCGAGCCAACCCCAGACATTCCTGGTCTGCATGCCCCCGCGCTGCCCCCTAGAGGTGCTTGGAGCAGTGCCCCTCCTCTCCAAGTGATTAGGCTCTCTGAAGACTCAGGCAGCATCGCTGCACCAGTTACACTTGTGCCAGTTCACCCCTCTCTGTGAAATCAGCCCAGGTTCTCTGGAGATGCAGCAAGTGTTGCTGTTTGGGTCACAAGCAATcagctcaggctctctgcagactcaggcagtgtTGCTCTCAATCACACTCAGGGCAGCCCTCCCTTCTCATTGCAACAGGGTCAGGCTCTCGAAAGACTCAGGCATTGCTGATAGGTCTCAGATCCTCTCCCATCTCCACCTCACACTGCCCCCAGACAGTGGAGGGTTTCAGTGGAGGGTGAACGGAGGAGGGAGAAATGGGGGGGGATGTCACAGTGACATCAGGAGAGTGGTGAAGAGAAGTGTGTAGGTGCTGAAGGAGGATCTGGCGTCATTTACTCCAGAGGTGCTGTTCTCCATGGATGTGGCTTGGCCCCCGGACACCACGTGCCCCCATATCCATTCACCGTAGGCCACTGTCCGGACATAGACACCGGGACGATTGGGCTGGCCACAGCCGTCCCCCCAACTCACAACCCCCATCAGGAACCAGGTCCCACTGCGGTCACAGGCCAGCGGCCCCCCTGAGTCACCCTGGAGGAGCAGAGAAATTGGGATTAGTGAGAGtctccccctcatccccaccccgaAGCATCCACAATCCAGCCCCTTGGGCTGTAGGCATAGGGGCCACCCTATGCCCCCCCATATATTTTGTCCACACCAACATGAGAAGTGAAAGGAGCATGGTGTGCTTTTCCCACGCCCTTTCCCTGAAGGAGGCATTGGTGGTAGAGGTGGTGTCCCCGCTACGttcacaggggctggggtggctgggttCTTCCTCTCCTGCCTTACACAGAGACCAGTGGCAGGGCtccccagagcagtggggctgggagttaACACCCTCTATATTGATACATCGAGTATTTACCCATCTCAGAGTGactggctcaggctctctgcagactcaggcaggcttcAGTTACCCTCTAGCCACATTGTGCCTCTTTTCTACCCAACCACAAAGGCTCtactattattttaataaaaaaataaaagctgggTCTCTGCcctaatcacaggactccaggagctggggcctaGGCACAGCGCTGTGACTCCACCTGGCTCTAAAAGTCAGAGGTGCTCCTGTCTCTCGAAGGAAGCTGGGTCCAGCGCTCCGGGGCTGCGGCAGACGTTCTGCTCACTGCAGGCCCTAGATGGCGAcagggagccaggctggggctcaGGTGCATCCACCCAACCCAAACACCTCCCTCACCTGGCAGGAGTCCCTCTGCCCTTCGGCGTAGCCGGCACAGATCATGTCAGGTTTGACGGGGTCCCTGCCGATGTTCGGGGCCGGGTCGATGTTGTAGAGGGCGTTGCAGGCTGCAGTGTCCATCAGCTGGACCGGAACCTCCTGCAGCGTCTTGGGGGGCGGGAGAGAGACTGGGGGGGAGAGAACCAGGGTACTGGATCCATCGCCTCCTGCAACCCACCCCCATGCCTGACAATTTCCTGTCCCCATctacctcccccacccactcccctcccctctagccatcctccaccccatcccctccccatgtcccattcccttcacctccctgcatccattccccacctccacccagctTCCAGAGCTgcacccagccccacaggacCCAGTCTGTGCCGCACTGCCcctagagggggtttcctctgcAGGATTCAAATCAGGGACCACCTGTATCTAACACACAAGGTTCCCACCTGAGATCAATAGATGAGCTGCCTCACAGATGGCTCTGAGGGATACAGCCAGTCGGGGGTAGCCAGCTGGCAGAGGACAGCAGAGAGCTGGGCGGGGGTTATTACAAATGCAGCAGGAATCACAGGGCTCCAGGAGCACGGGGGTTGAGTCACAGAGTGATAGTGCATCTCCCCCGGGGCATGGTCTTACCCGAAAAGGCTGTTGTCCCCCAGCCGGTGACCCAGCACGTGTGGTTgccagggaaggagtgggaggggCCTGGCAAGCAGATGGGGAGGATTTCGTCGGTGTATCGCACTGGCTCCGTGAGCTGCACTAGGGCAATGTCAGCTGAACGGGTCCCCCTGTTGTAATCGGGGTGGACGAGGATCTGGCGCACAGGGGATGAGAcccggctcggggaggggttGGACAGCTGGTGCTCCCCGAGGGTCACACGATAGGCAgactgggggaaagagctggggagcagagggacAGCAACGATCAGTGGGGGAAACTGCATTGCAAATACGGGCAAAAATGCAGTTGGGTCCAGGGAACACCTGATGGTGAGAGGTGGCCACTTCTGGGacagggcagctggggaacagccacacagcGATGCCATCCAGGGATGGTTTCCCTGGCATAGATCAAGGCAGGATGCCTGACTGTGCAGCACCAATCCCTACCCATCCCAGTTACTCACAATTGGAAGCAATGAGCTGCTGACACAACCCACTGGGCTGAGATGAGGGACCCACCACAGAAGTGCTGTCTATTGTACTGGATGCTGACCTGCCATGGCCACCGGCCCCTTGCGgcgtcccctcccccaacaaTTCGGCTGGAGACTCTGGGCTGGCCACACCCTGGAGAAGAACAGCATTGACATGGGAGGAGcaaagaaccaggagtcctgcctcaAAGATCCTGCGCTGCTCTAACCCCCTAGACGCCACCCTCCTCCCATACCTggggttagaacccaggagtcctggctcccagcctcattCTCATGGCACATGCCCAGGGCAGGTGAGGTTGGAGTTTTGCAGTGGGTATCTTACCTGTCTGATTCCAGCTCCCCTGAGCACCTAGCGAGTgaagaaagagaagggaaaaatatgaatgtgtgtgctgggggcgaggggggctattcacaggcattGCAGAAGGTGTGTGGAGGGGACTGAGTGCCAGTAGCTCCACCCATAATTCCCAAGCTCCGCCCATTGCCCCAGAGCAGCCCTGCCATCCTCAGCGCCAGCCACAATTCTCACCAATAGGTGCAAGAATCAACACTCCCCATTGATCTGAGAGGGGCAGCTCAGGACTGAAGGCACCAATCCAGGCTGGGTGGGCCGGGGGGTCTATGAAGAGCCAAGGGGTTGGATCCCCCTGTTATTCACTAGCCCAATTCCCTACCCCACAACCTGTatcttgctcccctccccctgggagggaggggctggtccctacatccccaccccacactcaccctgcagCAGGGTCAGCGCCAGCAGTGCTAGAGCCAGTGGGGAGCGGAGACGCCCCATGGTTCAGCCTTCCCCAGGCCTGTCTTGGCTACATGCAGCTGCCTCCAGTGCTCCGACCAAAGCCCGACTGGGGAATGCAAGTGCCAGGGCAGGTTTTTATGGGACTCTGTGTGCCCCTCCCTAGATCTATAGAGAATAATGGAGACTGATTTTCTGTGAACCTAAGCAAGGAAATAACAGCTGCTAAATGTAACATGCTGAACAGGTTGTGACCGCTTTTGTTCTGCTCTGCCTGGTGTCACCCCAGTACGAGCATCCGAGAAAACCAAACGAAAAGGtgggatggcccaggtcactgcgTGGTGATTTTCACTTCCCTGTGTCATTGCCAACTGAGTATGCTCAGAAGAGAGTGACAAAGACAGTACCTAGGTGAGGGATGTGGTTATCGTGGGGTGAAGGTTATCATGGAGTTAGGGTTAAGGGTATCGTGTGGATTGGGGTTAAGGTTATAATGGGATTAAGAGTATTGTGGGGTTAACATGAAGGATATCATGGCTTTGAGGGTTAAGGTTATCATGGGGTTAAGAGTATTGTGGGGTTACGGTGAAGGATATCATGGGGCTTGGGGTTAAGGTTATTATGGGGTTAAGATTAAGGGTATCATGGGAGTTGGGATTGAGTTTATAGTGGGGTTTAGGTTTAagtgtcattttccacccctgtTTTTTTGGCCCTGTCGCCCTTCTCTTGGCACGACTCCAGCGACGATTTGGGGATCTGCCCCATCCAGCTCGGGAATTCCAGCTGATCGTGTAAAGTCGGCATTATGAAATTGTTGGGCTGTGAAGCCTTCATGTGGAGTCCAACATTTCTTGACCGGGGAGGGCTGGGTCAGCAAGACTAGGGGAAGTGTTCATTCGTTAGACCTTAAATGGGCACCCGTTCAGGCAGACACACCTTGGAAATTGGGTTCTCTGAGATTGGCAGGATTCACCCCTCCGATTCCTCTGCAAGCAGGGGGAAGCAAAAAAATCAACCAGGGAGGAGCAAACACACCAggtgctgggatggggacacGTTAAGTGGAGAGAAGACTCACAGAAGAAAAGCCACGAGCTGCGGGGAAAGGATATGGGGCACCCCACGGTACTCTGTCCAAAGCCAAAGCACTGCACACTCCCCAGCAGTGAGGAACCCAAGCCAGGGAAATGCACGCAGGTGTGCTGGCTGCTTTGTCTAGAGCTGTGTATTTCTTGTGCTAGTGCGCACAGCTGAGTGACAGCGTTTGGAGGGATGGTTTATTCCCTGAAATATGTAGTTTGGGGTCAACTAAAACGTCACATATCCAGATTGAATTCGCCAAATAgtttcagatgaaaaaaaaattcagagaagTGGAAACGTTTTTGGACATATTCCAAATGAACCATCTGCACTTTTCACTTTGAAGCAACACTTTCTTTTGAAATTTAGCTagattgatattttttttaaaaaaatcttaataaaaaggggaaagaaagaaagaaagaaagaaagaaagaaagaaagaaagaaagaaagaaagaaagagaaatgccACATTTCAATCCAGAACCTCACCCCCATGAGAACCTTCAGCCAAGGATACTCTTAACCCTGACCCCATTATAACCTTAGCCCTACGACAACCTTAACTTTTGTCCCTAACCCCAATGATACCACTTTATCCCatctcactcccctcccacagctgggatcAGACCCAGGATTCCTGGCTGCCAGCCTCATTCCCATGGCACATTCCCAGGGCAGATGTGGAATTTTGGCTGGTGTGAGGACAGCAGGGCTGTCCTGGGGCagtgggtggagtttgggggatTGTGGTGAGCTAATGTCCCAGCAATTCCTCTGGATGTCCCCACCCTCATCTGCTCCTACACACTCATTAATATCTTCCGCTTCTCTTTTTTTGCTCCCTAGGTACTATGGGGAGATGGAATCAGACAGGTAAGACACCCACCGCAAAACTCCAGCCTTACCTGTCCTGGACACATGGCGTGAGAAtgaggctggaagccaggacccctgggttctctccccagctctgggagtggagtgggggctggtg
Proteins encoded:
- the LOC120404121 gene encoding serine protease 27-like, whose translation is MGRLRSPLALALLALTLLQGCGQPRVSSRIVGGGDAARGRWPWQVSIQYNRQHFCGGSLISAQWVVSAAHCFQFSFPQSAYRVTLGEHQLSNPSPSRVSSPVRQILVHPDYNRGTRSADIALVQLTEPVRYTDEILPICLPGPSHSFPGNHTCWVTGWGTTAFSVSLPPPKTLQEVPVQLMDTAACNALYNIDPAPNIGRDPVKPDMICAGYAEGQRDSCQGDSGGPLACDRSGTWFLMGVVSWGDGCGQPNRPGVYVRTVAYGEWIWGHVVSGGQATSMENSTSGVNDARSSFSTYTLLFTTLLMSL